GCAGCTTTCCACAAGGCTCTGCACTCTAGCCAGAATGATTTCATTGCTGCTGGTGCACTGCCCCGCTCCGTAGGGGGCGCTGATGGTGAGCACGTTGGCCACCCGCAGAACGTCACCCTCATCTGTAACGGGAATGAGGTTTTTCTCCAGCCAGCCGTGCAGCCTCTCCTTACGCTCCTTCAGCTCCACATCACTGAAAACCTGGCAGCCTGCAGGAGTGAGGAGAGACCTCAGCTTCTTCTCCGTATCTCCATCTGCCTCCCTGAGGACCTGCACCTCCCTCACAGCATGGCCCAACACCACCCTCACACTGGCTCCTCCTGACTCCTGGAAGGCCACCAGGACCACACTAGCGGAAACAGAAGATGAGAAAGAGTGCTatttacattaaacatttaaataagagCAATATATATTGTTAGAACAAGCAGCAACCACTAATAGGAAGTCAGAGCCagactcatttaaaaaaaaataattaggccTGGTAATTGATAATCACAGTATCAGATGATTAACTGAACCTAAACTTTATAttttgaggggaaaaaaataataatagtgcccaaatacatctaaaaaaataggATATCATTGAAATGATATCcctcatttcagtaattcagttcaaaccttgatacaacacagtggaccaacacaagAGGATGACATTGCTCTTCTAATATGGAGGGCCAAAACTGCctgaatgcaaaaataaatacattgttaaataaattaatgcagaaataaatatttatgtaaataaataaacaaatttatccaaagataaaaaaaaatgttaacaaagaaactcataacgaaaatgtatttttatgtatatgtatttatttttatattaattataattattctttattgttttaatcTCCATATTACCTTTATTGAGTGACTTAcataggtatttatttattttcaattttgacagttttggtcctccatatccAAACCACTGAttatagaaacttcacactagacctcaagcagcttggactgtgtgtctctccactctccctccagactctgctcccttgatttacaaatgaaatgtaaaatttactgatgatcagtgacagTTTgaagaaacatgtcatctgctggtgttgatccactgtgttttattatcaagtctaacgtcagtgcagttttttcccacaaaatcttacatcacttcatgcttccctctgctgacaacttttatgaagatgcagatttcattttccagcaggacttggcacactgcccacactgacaacagtaccagttggtcttatataatattctatttttctgagacactgatttttgggttttcattcaatatttattatacaatattttttatttggaatttgggagaaatgttgtcaatagaataaagaataaaacaacagtgttcatcattttactcaaacatatacctatacaaaGTAATATCAAATACACTGATAATATTAAGTTGTCTCTTTCATTTTTCAGGAGCTGTATGTGAAGTAATGAACCCAAAATTATAACTTAAGCCCGAATCCATAACTTAAACAACTTTAATTATGTTGGGTTATGTTTTCTTTGAACACACATAAGTTACCTAGAATAGGTAACCGAATACACTGTTTAAAACGTGGTTACGTGATGTTAGGTAGGAGCTCCTAAGGTgaaatcatgttaaaaaaaaatgcgtGGCCACCCATTTtctttacatgatgtcaccttaggggctccgtagtTAGGCTTTGCGTTTACACTGCATACACTCACTCATACCTTGCAGACACAGGATCCACTGTAAACACCCAGCCTTCATACTGCTGTTTATCCTGCGCGCTCACTCTCACCTCGTGGTTCACATACTTATTCCAGTCCTGAGGCATCACCCTACACCAGTCACCCATCGCCCCAGTTACCTGAAACACACAGCGGATTTATAGCTACAAATAAAGAAGTGGAGTTTTATCAAAATTACGACATTAAACAGGTATAAATACAGTCTTCACTTACTTCTTATCACATTTAAACCAAGCGGAAACACTGCACTGCTTTGAACCCGTGAACTGTTCTGGAAAGTGAAAACGCTGGGATTTGTAGTTTTATACTCCGTTTAGTCTATTAAATAGCAGCTTACGAAAACTACATTCCGTGTGTCACATTTCGGGCGATCCTACTACTCAACACACTCTAGCAATTCTGGTTCCGTTTTAAATTTTGACGAGCTAGCGATCATTTACAGTTCAAAAGGGACTCAAAACAAATAAAGGAAATAGAATTAAtaaggataaaataaaaataattgtttttttaataaatacgtttatttacgtatttatacatatatacatttaaaatagacaaaaaagtaaGAATGATAGTAgtgaaagtaaatacaaaaatatgaacTAAGATCATAagaattaaaacatatataaaaaataagaacaatacaagttaaaagacaaaaaatgatAAGAGAAACGATAAAAGAAACTGTTAAAAGAAAACAGTTAAACAGTCACAGGCATACTAAAGGTTAAAACGATTAAGTCACACTTTGCACTGTAGGTAGataaaagcagatttttccagTTCACTAAACCTGAGAAATAAATCTAAAACTGTTTTCTTTTTACTAACTATACACTCTTTATATACATTGCTTCAAAACATTTACTGTTCTAAAAACATACTACTCTGGGATTTGTAGTTTTTCTATGCTATTTAACCCACGTATTACACCACGCAAAAAACTACAAGTGCCACATCACAGGCGCTCCTACTTCAGTCTGTGACGCTCGGTTCGGGTTTATTGAGCGCAGCTGAGTGTGCGATGTCAAGATACAGTCGGCACGCAGGAGGTGAGTCACTAATAATCGATTAATGGCGGTAAATGGGCTTTAATTTCTTATATTTTCCTGATTAATACTGAACGACGTTGCGGTCGAGACCTCTGGGTGCAGATCCTGTAGTAATGGCGCGCGCTCCTGTCAGTTGTTGGGTTGCTGGGATAAGCCTAGCTTATTAGCCTTTAGCTAATATCAGTTTCGCTTGTTTTTGTTGGGATACATCAAAAAAGGAAACATTTCCCTCAAAGTTATTGGGTTATACTATGAATTGCGGGAAATTCGAAATACAGTTATCGTTAATTAAGTGTCTGCAGTCAGTATTTGCAACGTTTGTTAGCTAAATAGATTAGCTACACTGGCTAGCTGGAAGTGGCTAATGTTGTTAAGGTAAGCTAACTAACTGCTAACAATATAATGTTAGTTAATAGATAAAGCTGCGTATTAAATGTGGTAAGCTAGAGCTTACTAGCTAGATATTTTTCTCAGCGTGAGAGCCTTTAATAAACCCTAACCTAACTAATGTTTGGATAGTGTGTCACGAAATTGGCTAGCTTAGCTCCCATAGCTAAGAGCCTTTAGTGGATAGCTGTCAGTGTAACTTACCTACAACAAGCCTAATGCTAAATATAAAAT
The DNA window shown above is from Astyanax mexicanus isolate ESR-SI-001 chromosome 16, AstMex3_surface, whole genome shotgun sequence and carries:
- the gemin6 gene encoding gem-associated protein 6, giving the protein MGDWCRVMPQDWNKYVNHEVRVSAQDKQQYEGWVFTVDPVSASVVLVAFQESGGASVRVVLGHAVREVQVLREADGDTEKKLRSLLTPAGCQVFSDVELKERKERLHGWLEKNLIPVTDEGDVLRVANVLTISAPYGAGQCTSSNEIILARVQSLVESCPQQKNQQ